The Commensalibacter nepenthis genome has a window encoding:
- a CDS encoding phosphoketolase family protein yields MTNKSPLSSKELELFNKWWHAANYLSVGQIYLMKNPLLREPLKLEHTKPRLLGHWGTTPGLNFIYLHLNRIIRERDLNILYVAGPGHGAPGVVAATYIEGTYSELFPDITEDEAGMQKLFKQFSFPGGIPSHAAPTTPGSIHEGGELGYSLSHSYGAIFHDPDLIVACVVGDGEAETGPLAASWHSNKFVNPKTDGAVLPILHLNGYKIANPTVLARISSEELTNLMRGYGHEPIFVEGHDPDEMHQKLAVAFDEAFDKIKQIQKDARESNKTDRPVWPMIVLRSPKGWTCPKTIEGQKVEDYWRAHQVPFGDLTKPGHLELLEKWMKSYHPEELFDESGKLHPEIAALNPVGNKRMSALPQSNGGAIKRALKLPDFTQYGFPVSSPGKDEAESTRLLGSYLRDVVKANRDNFLVLSPDENNSNRLNNVLEVTDRAWNAKIYDFDDHLAHYGQVMEILSEHTIEGWLEGFLLTGRHGFFSCYEAFIHLVDSMVNQHSKWIAGAREVDWRRPIASLNILLTSHVWRQDHNGFSHQDPGFIDHVVRKQPEISRIYLPPDANTLLYVTDHCLRTANKINVIVAGKQPQPQWLSMDAAIKHCTEGVGIWEWASNDKGYEPDVILACAGDVPTMEALAAVKILHEHMPELKIRFVNVVDLMTLAADKQHPHGLSDHIFDSLFTQDKPVIFAYHGYPQLIHSLVYKRKNAKNFHVHGFREEGTTTTPFDMVVLNNLDRYNLAANVVNRTSKNSSKIAYVNQMVRDKLVEHKRYIREYGHDMPEIRNWTWK; encoded by the coding sequence ATGACTAATAAATCTCCTCTATCTTCAAAAGAATTAGAACTATTCAATAAATGGTGGCACGCTGCTAATTATTTATCTGTTGGACAAATTTATTTAATGAAAAACCCTCTTTTGAGGGAACCGCTAAAATTAGAGCATACAAAGCCTCGTTTATTGGGGCATTGGGGAACCACCCCAGGTTTGAACTTTATTTATTTACATTTAAACCGCATCATCAGAGAACGCGATTTAAATATTTTATATGTAGCAGGCCCTGGCCACGGAGCCCCAGGCGTCGTTGCTGCAACATATATCGAAGGAACTTATTCAGAGCTTTTTCCTGATATTACTGAAGATGAAGCTGGCATGCAAAAGCTGTTTAAACAGTTTTCTTTTCCAGGTGGTATTCCAAGTCATGCTGCACCTACTACTCCGGGGTCTATTCATGAAGGTGGTGAGCTCGGATATTCTTTATCTCACTCTTATGGCGCGATCTTTCATGATCCTGATTTAATTGTTGCTTGTGTGGTGGGGGATGGTGAAGCTGAAACAGGGCCTTTGGCAGCTTCCTGGCACAGCAATAAATTCGTGAATCCAAAAACAGATGGTGCTGTTTTACCAATTTTGCATCTAAATGGTTATAAAATTGCTAATCCAACGGTATTGGCGCGTATTTCTTCCGAAGAATTAACAAACCTAATGCGAGGTTACGGTCACGAGCCAATTTTTGTTGAAGGGCACGACCCCGATGAAATGCATCAAAAATTGGCTGTTGCTTTTGATGAAGCGTTTGATAAAATCAAACAAATTCAAAAAGATGCCAGAGAAAGTAATAAAACCGACCGTCCTGTATGGCCTATGATTGTATTACGCAGTCCAAAAGGATGGACATGTCCTAAAACGATTGAAGGACAAAAAGTTGAAGATTATTGGCGTGCTCACCAAGTGCCTTTCGGTGATTTAACAAAACCTGGTCATTTGGAATTACTTGAAAAATGGATGAAAAGTTATCATCCCGAAGAATTATTTGATGAATCTGGTAAATTGCATCCTGAAATTGCTGCGTTAAATCCAGTTGGTAATAAACGAATGAGCGCGCTTCCTCAAAGTAACGGTGGTGCTATAAAACGTGCGTTGAAATTGCCAGATTTTACACAATATGGGTTTCCAGTCAGCTCACCTGGCAAAGATGAGGCGGAATCAACACGGTTATTAGGAAGCTATTTGCGTGATGTGGTAAAAGCCAATCGTGACAATTTCTTGGTCTTGTCTCCTGATGAAAATAACTCTAATCGTTTAAATAATGTTTTAGAAGTGACTGATCGCGCTTGGAATGCAAAGATTTATGATTTCGACGATCATTTAGCCCATTATGGTCAGGTTATGGAAATCTTGAGTGAGCATACAATCGAAGGGTGGTTAGAAGGCTTTTTGTTAACTGGTCGTCATGGCTTTTTCTCTTGTTATGAGGCATTCATTCACTTGGTTGATTCTATGGTTAATCAACATTCTAAATGGATCGCAGGCGCTAGAGAAGTGGACTGGCGCCGACCTATTGCTTCTTTGAATATTTTACTGACATCTCATGTATGGCGACAAGATCATAATGGATTTAGCCATCAGGATCCTGGTTTTATCGATCATGTTGTTAGAAAACAACCTGAAATTAGTCGTATTTATTTGCCACCTGATGCAAATACATTATTATATGTAACCGATCATTGTTTACGCACAGCCAACAAAATTAACGTTATTGTCGCGGGAAAACAACCTCAGCCACAATGGCTCAGTATGGATGCAGCAATTAAACATTGTACCGAGGGAGTTGGTATTTGGGAGTGGGCTAGCAATGACAAAGGATATGAACCTGATGTTATTCTTGCTTGTGCTGGTGATGTTCCAACAATGGAAGCACTTGCTGCTGTTAAAATATTACATGAACATATGCCAGAGTTAAAAATCCGATTTGTGAATGTCGTGGATTTAATGACCTTGGCAGCAGATAAACAGCATCCTCACGGATTGTCCGATCATATATTTGATTCTCTTTTTACCCAAGATAAACCTGTAATTTTTGCATATCATGGTTATCCTCAATTAATTCACTCTTTAGTGTATAAGAGAAAGAATGCTAAGAATTTCCATGTCCATGGTTTTAGGGAAGAGGGAACGACAACTACACCATTTGATATGGTTGTTCTTAATAATCTTGATCGTTATAATTTAGCCGCTAATGTTGTAAACAGAACCTCTAAAAACAGTTCCAAAATAGCCTATGTAAATCAAATGGTTAGAGATAAATTGGTTGAACATAAACGATATATTCGTGAATATGGACATGATATGCCTGAAATTCGCAATTGGACTTGGAAATAA
- a CDS encoding replication-associated recombination protein A codes for MDLFGSENGFDKKPASVTTSTKGHVPLADDLRPKTLQEVIGQDHLLGTDGIITNMLNHQSLSSLILWGNPGTGKTTIARILAQETNLHFIQISAIFSGVSDLKKAFDEAIRFRNHSGRSTLLFVDEIHRFNRAQQDGFLPVVEDGSIILIGATTENPSFTLNGALLSRCQVLVLKRLDEAALNLLLTRAEQQLNHELPLSENARTDLISMADGDGRYLLNMVEQITLHAGNSILESKDLTKILSRRASLYDRNRDGHYNLISALHKSLRGSDPDAALYWFARMLEGGEDPRYIARRLTRFAAEDVGLASPNALTLAIAAWETYERLGSPEGEVALAELVVYLATAPKSNAVYKAYNEARAVAKKTGSFMPPAHILNAPTHMMKELGYGKGYEYDHNTEEGFSGQNYFPDEMQIQQFYSPTNRGVEETISQRLSHWNQLRKKRSV; via the coding sequence ATGGATTTATTTGGCTCTGAAAACGGCTTTGATAAAAAGCCTGCGTCCGTTACAACATCAACCAAGGGTCATGTACCTTTGGCTGATGATTTACGTCCAAAAACGCTGCAAGAAGTGATTGGACAAGATCATTTGTTAGGCACAGATGGTATTATAACGAATATGTTAAACCATCAATCCTTATCTAGTCTAATCTTATGGGGAAATCCTGGCACTGGTAAAACAACAATTGCACGTATTTTAGCCCAAGAAACCAATTTACATTTTATTCAAATTTCTGCCATTTTCTCTGGTGTTAGTGATCTGAAAAAAGCCTTTGATGAGGCAATCCGTTTTCGTAATCACTCAGGACGTAGCACTTTATTATTTGTTGATGAAATCCACCGTTTTAATAGGGCTCAGCAAGATGGTTTTTTACCTGTTGTAGAAGATGGCAGCATTATTCTGATCGGTGCGACCACTGAAAATCCATCATTCACACTCAATGGCGCGCTTTTATCCAGATGTCAGGTTTTGGTTTTGAAACGATTGGATGAGGCTGCATTAAACCTATTATTAACACGCGCAGAACAGCAATTAAACCATGAGCTTCCATTATCTGAAAATGCACGTACTGATTTAATCTCTATGGCAGATGGTGATGGGCGATATTTATTGAATATGGTCGAACAAATTACTTTACATGCTGGAAATTCCATTTTAGAAAGTAAAGATCTTACAAAAATTTTAAGTCGTAGAGCCAGTTTATATGATCGTAATCGTGATGGTCATTATAATTTAATTTCTGCATTACATAAATCTTTACGAGGGTCTGACCCTGATGCTGCCTTATATTGGTTTGCACGTATGCTTGAAGGGGGCGAAGACCCAAGATATATCGCACGTAGATTAACACGTTTTGCCGCAGAGGATGTCGGTCTTGCATCCCCTAATGCCCTGACACTTGCAATTGCAGCATGGGAGACTTATGAGCGTCTTGGATCACCAGAAGGAGAGGTTGCTTTGGCCGAGCTAGTTGTATACTTGGCGACAGCTCCTAAATCAAATGCCGTTTATAAAGCGTATAATGAAGCAAGGGCAGTCGCAAAAAAAACAGGTAGCTTTATGCCTCCTGCACATATTTTAAATGCTCCAACCCATATGATGAAAGAGTTAGGATATGGAAAAGGGTATGAATATGACCATAACACAGAAGAAGGATTCTCTGGTCAAAACTATTTTCCTGATGAAATGCAAATTCAGCAATTTTACTCACCTACCAATCGTGGCGTAGAAGAAACTATCTCGCAACGATTATCCCACTGGAATCAACTAAGAAAAAAGCGTTCTGTATGA
- a CDS encoding RluA family pseudouridine synthase — protein MKILHISILKEDGDVRLDRWIKRQHPNITQGMIQKLCRTGQIRVDGKRVQAATHLKEGEIVRFPMVEVDPVKAKQPQQIDPKLAKQLKEWIIYQDDDLFVINKPSGIAVQGGSNVTNHIDGILESLQFDSKYRPSLVHRLDKDTSGLLLIARHPAAAAKLAAAFRSRDMKKVYWAITTRRPSPLSGRIDLPLLKVEYQNGSHIEAADAKNKEAQRAITEYEVKDFAARKLALVELYPLTGRMHQLRVHCAEMKAPILGDKKYNKEMPVMDGFSQKLHLHARQLDMPHPSGGRLLVEAPLPPHMKETFEHLGFAIPSEKTAVRTKK, from the coding sequence ATGAAAATTTTACATATTTCAATTTTAAAAGAAGATGGCGATGTTAGGCTTGATCGTTGGATTAAACGACAACATCCTAATATAACCCAAGGCATGATTCAAAAATTATGCCGTACAGGACAAATTCGTGTTGATGGCAAACGTGTTCAAGCCGCCACACATTTAAAAGAAGGCGAAATTGTTCGTTTTCCAATGGTTGAGGTCGATCCCGTCAAAGCAAAACAACCCCAACAAATTGATCCTAAATTAGCAAAACAATTAAAAGAGTGGATCATTTATCAAGATGATGATTTGTTCGTTATTAATAAACCCTCTGGTATCGCAGTACAGGGTGGAAGTAATGTTACCAACCATATCGATGGAATATTAGAATCCTTACAATTTGATAGTAAATATCGCCCATCTTTAGTTCATCGTTTGGATAAAGATACCTCTGGATTACTATTAATTGCTCGCCATCCTGCTGCTGCTGCAAAACTTGCTGCCGCATTTAGAAGTCGAGATATGAAAAAAGTTTATTGGGCAATTACAACCCGTCGTCCTTCACCACTGAGTGGGCGGATTGATTTACCTTTATTAAAAGTTGAATATCAAAACGGTTCTCATATAGAAGCTGCTGATGCCAAAAATAAAGAAGCACAACGTGCTATTACAGAATATGAAGTCAAAGATTTTGCAGCCAGAAAACTTGCTTTGGTTGAACTCTATCCTTTAACGGGACGTATGCATCAACTTCGTGTTCATTGTGCAGAAATGAAAGCACCTATTCTAGGCGATAAGAAATATAATAAAGAAATGCCTGTGATGGATGGATTTTCTCAAAAGCTACATTTGCATGCACGGCAACTGGATATGCCTCATCCATCAGGGGGCAGGTTACTCGTAGAGGCACCATTACCTCCACATATGAAGGAAACTTTTGAACATTTAGGATTTGCAATTCCAAGTGAGAAAACAGCTGTTCGGACTAAGAAATGA
- a CDS encoding AsmA family protein has translation MNKKKVILGSVGVLACLVGGSLFAVNQFVDRKMILNQLYSNIEKQTGRKLALQNLDIHFFPWPEINASNITLSNMPGGKNPHFITAGNLKANLNLWSLWQRTIHFKSIQLSNVQIHLERNAQGQKNWDLQPVEAIKDNNLPTAQHITHRKWGWQFNNVQLKNVECWYDDALNHKNTHLFFEQAELNQLETDKVRFNINGSHHHAKFTITGRISHLTELLEGDDTVAPPAKFQVNLSEYVRNQNVGNIRISGTLKSLVKAKGYDIIVRGTILNLDDLNHLFPHVHLPSIENITLSTAFKDISKESDPQGLPQIDLLQLHTGKINAAIFPNNLQLMSTEIVANDLNADVNTQIVGQLYGKMFRWSGNLGRLKTLQDNVLFKTDENLPISGKLSSADYNLKLDGTIGGKNPSLATELSLLNYNNYVKDFGSLNAQNILYSGKLIVSFPLTLVSLERINTDFLYQNITSKGKITSNSVKINQYNFDNFSSNLEWKNRELSFTQLQLANKQSDIKGDVHYSLQQETPELNVRIFYSSFPMKWIEDYFSIANIYTGQMTALGNLSTKGNNWQEWQKNLTGQLGLFGTDGKLEAEGLRHYIGQAAATLPLKKSLSTQCIALRTQINSDDLYFDTITLQTNQFALNGQGTFDIPDQKLNLHFIPDVRLGAISASAPIRIGGTLAKPYTTFDMNKNRVFSLNINALNKSQPATNYCQDAIEKAKKPLGILQKK, from the coding sequence ATGAATAAAAAAAAGGTTATTCTAGGAAGTGTTGGTGTTTTGGCTTGCCTTGTAGGAGGCAGCTTATTTGCTGTGAACCAATTTGTTGATCGTAAGATGATTTTAAATCAGCTATATAGCAATATCGAAAAACAAACAGGACGCAAGCTAGCATTACAAAACCTAGATATCCATTTTTTTCCTTGGCCTGAAATTAATGCTTCAAATATCACTTTATCCAATATGCCTGGTGGTAAAAACCCTCATTTTATAACCGCAGGAAATCTCAAAGCAAATTTAAATTTATGGTCATTATGGCAAAGAACGATCCATTTTAAATCAATTCAATTATCCAATGTTCAAATTCATTTAGAACGTAATGCACAAGGTCAAAAAAATTGGGATCTCCAACCTGTTGAAGCAATAAAAGATAATAACTTACCCACAGCGCAACATATTACTCATCGTAAATGGGGATGGCAATTCAACAATGTTCAGCTTAAAAATGTAGAATGTTGGTATGATGATGCTCTCAATCATAAAAATACACATTTATTTTTTGAACAAGCTGAATTAAATCAGCTAGAAACAGACAAAGTCAGATTTAATATTAATGGTTCTCATCATCATGCAAAATTTACAATTACAGGTCGGATCAGCCATTTAACTGAATTGCTAGAAGGTGACGATACGGTTGCTCCTCCTGCTAAATTTCAAGTTAATCTATCAGAATATGTTCGCAATCAAAATGTTGGTAATATACGCATTAGCGGAACTTTAAAAAGTCTTGTTAAAGCCAAAGGGTATGATATTATTGTTCGGGGAACAATATTAAATCTTGATGATTTAAATCACCTTTTCCCTCATGTGCATCTTCCTTCCATAGAAAATATTACGTTAAGCACAGCCTTTAAAGATATTTCAAAAGAAAGTGATCCTCAAGGTCTGCCGCAAATTGATCTCTTACAGCTTCACACGGGTAAGATTAACGCAGCAATCTTTCCTAATAATTTGCAGTTAATGAGTACAGAAATCGTTGCTAATGATTTGAATGCAGATGTGAATACTCAAATTGTCGGACAATTATATGGCAAGATGTTTCGCTGGTCTGGAAATCTAGGTCGATTAAAAACCTTACAAGACAATGTTTTATTCAAAACAGACGAAAATCTTCCTATTTCTGGAAAATTATCCTCAGCAGATTATAATCTCAAGTTAGATGGTACCATAGGTGGAAAAAATCCTTCTTTGGCTACTGAATTAAGTTTATTAAACTATAATAATTACGTCAAAGATTTTGGCAGCCTGAATGCACAAAATATTTTATACTCTGGGAAACTTATTGTGTCCTTTCCTTTGACTTTGGTATCACTTGAAAGGATCAACACAGATTTTTTATATCAGAATATTACTTCCAAAGGAAAAATAACCAGTAATAGTGTCAAAATAAACCAATATAATTTTGATAATTTTTCAAGCAATTTAGAATGGAAAAACAGAGAGCTTTCCTTTACCCAATTGCAATTAGCAAATAAACAAAGCGATATCAAAGGGGATGTTCACTATTCTTTACAACAAGAAACGCCTGAGTTGAATGTCAGAATCTTTTATTCATCTTTCCCAATGAAATGGATCGAAGATTATTTTTCAATCGCTAATATTTATACAGGGCAAATGACGGCTTTGGGAAATTTATCTACCAAAGGTAATAATTGGCAGGAATGGCAAAAAAATCTTACAGGTCAGCTCGGTTTATTTGGAACTGATGGTAAGTTAGAAGCAGAAGGTTTAAGACATTATATTGGTCAAGCAGCTGCAACATTACCACTAAAAAAATCTTTATCAACGCAATGTATTGCTTTACGGACGCAAATTAATTCAGATGATCTATATTTTGATACCATAACATTGCAAACTAACCAATTTGCATTGAATGGGCAAGGAACGTTTGACATTCCAGATCAAAAATTAAATTTACATTTTATCCCAGATGTAAGGTTAGGGGCAATCAGTGCTTCGGCACCGATACGCATTGGTGGAACTTTGGCAAAACCTTATACGACTTTTGACATGAATAAAAATAGAGTTTTCTCATTGAATATTAATGCACTTAATAAGTCACAACCAGCGACTAATTATTGTCAAGATGCTATAGAAAAAGCTAAAAAACCTTTGGGTATTTTACAAAAGAAATAA
- a CDS encoding ATP12 family chaperone protein, which translates to MDGVSKLRRFWKTVNIIQNDKGYQILLDERPIKLPQKTELYVQSNLLAEKIADEWKKIGEQKEDFFSFNDLPMTQITATMIEKISPNPDIYIDALLPYVNGDLLCYFAEQPKKLVTLQQEKWTALIHWIEEKFEIKLKTTQGIMPIMQDTEVVEIFKNYLSDLNSIELTYFAITVPLLGSIILTLALKDKRITVQEAFDLAYLDEITQAEIWGQDTEQQAKLNKIKIDIQDGYNFYDYAQSE; encoded by the coding sequence ATGGATGGGGTTTCGAAATTACGTCGTTTTTGGAAAACTGTAAATATTATTCAAAATGATAAAGGCTATCAAATTTTATTAGATGAACGCCCTATTAAACTGCCCCAAAAAACAGAACTATATGTTCAAAGTAATTTGTTAGCAGAAAAAATTGCTGATGAATGGAAAAAAATTGGTGAACAAAAGGAAGATTTCTTTTCTTTCAACGACTTGCCTATGACACAAATTACAGCAACAATGATTGAAAAAATATCGCCTAACCCAGATATCTATATTGATGCATTGTTGCCTTATGTTAATGGCGATTTATTATGTTACTTTGCTGAACAACCCAAAAAACTAGTGACTCTACAGCAAGAAAAATGGACAGCTTTGATCCATTGGATCGAAGAAAAATTCGAAATAAAATTAAAAACGACTCAAGGGATTATGCCGATTATGCAAGATACTGAAGTAGTCGAGATATTCAAAAACTATTTGTCTGATTTAAATTCAATAGAGCTAACTTATTTCGCGATTACAGTCCCCTTGTTAGGAAGTATAATTTTAACTCTTGCTCTTAAAGACAAAAGAATTACCGTTCAAGAAGCATTCGATCTAGCTTATTTGGATGAAATTACTCAGGCAGAAATCTGGGGGCAAGACACAGAACAACAAGCAAAATTAAATAAGATTAAAATTGACATTCAAGATGGTTATAATTTTTATGATTATGCCCAGTCTGAATAA
- a CDS encoding bifunctional 2-C-methyl-D-erythritol 4-phosphate cytidylyltransferase/2-C-methyl-D-erythritol 2,4-cyclodiphosphate synthase, translating to MRIALIIPAAGVGKRFSKDGTIPKQYIQLLGHPVIYHAVKAFLPHVDYIQPVGDPDTLNSILYPLQDKKILPPTIGGKERQDSVRAGLEALATLPEHQHPDIVLVHDGARPNVSAEIIHRVIDALKNYPAVIPAIPVAETLKRNKDNIIEETVSRDGLFRAQTPQGFHFEPFLEVHRKAIGSSATDDAALFEDIGLEVALVQGDENNIKLTYQEDLKRLECLMSNMMLPRVGSGFDVHAFEKGRPLYLCGIEVPHEFGLAGHSDADVGLHALCDAIYGALAEGDIGAHFPPSDNQWKNADSKRFLIHAGERVRQRSGKIINIDLTLICERPKMRPYIEQMRKKIAELLQIDFTRVSVKATTTEKLGFTGREEGIACQAMTSILMPE from the coding sequence ATGCGCATTGCTCTTATTATCCCTGCTGCGGGTGTAGGGAAACGTTTCAGTAAAGATGGAACTATTCCAAAACAATATATACAATTACTGGGACATCCTGTGATTTATCATGCTGTCAAAGCGTTCTTGCCGCATGTGGATTATATTCAACCTGTAGGTGATCCTGATACACTGAATTCTATTTTATATCCTTTGCAGGATAAAAAGATTTTACCTCCTACAATTGGTGGAAAAGAACGTCAAGATAGTGTCAGAGCAGGATTAGAAGCATTAGCAACTTTACCTGAGCATCAGCATCCTGATATTGTGTTGGTTCACGATGGCGCAAGACCAAATGTTTCTGCTGAAATTATACATCGAGTCATTGATGCTTTAAAAAACTATCCAGCTGTCATTCCTGCTATTCCTGTAGCGGAAACACTTAAACGTAATAAAGATAATATTATTGAAGAAACTGTTTCCAGAGATGGTTTATTCAGAGCACAGACACCTCAAGGATTTCATTTTGAACCTTTTTTAGAAGTTCATAGAAAAGCAATAGGTTCCAGTGCAACTGATGATGCAGCTTTATTTGAAGATATTGGCTTAGAAGTCGCTTTGGTTCAAGGTGATGAGAATAATATAAAGCTTACTTATCAAGAAGATTTAAAAAGATTGGAGTGTTTAATGAGCAATATGATGTTACCTAGAGTAGGCTCTGGGTTCGATGTTCATGCTTTTGAAAAAGGGAGACCCCTATACTTATGTGGTATTGAAGTCCCTCATGAATTTGGATTGGCAGGTCATTCAGATGCAGATGTTGGGCTGCACGCTTTATGTGATGCGATCTATGGCGCGTTGGCAGAGGGGGATATTGGTGCACATTTCCCCCCTTCAGACAATCAATGGAAAAATGCTGATAGTAAGCGTTTTTTAATTCATGCTGGTGAACGGGTTCGTCAACGCAGTGGCAAGATCATTAATATTGACCTGACCTTGATTTGTGAACGCCCTAAGATGCGTCCCTACATTGAACAAATGCGTAAAAAAATTGCAGAGCTTTTGCAAATTGATTTTACGCGTGTCTCTGTGAAAGCAACCACAACAGAAAAACTCGGTTTTACTGGGCGCGAAGAAGGAATTGCATGTCAAGCTATGACAAGTATTTTGATGCCTGAATAA
- the dusB gene encoding tRNA dihydrouridine synthase DusB, protein MTILPQTIPTLKPIYLDKDKVIDVPIILAPMAGVTDYPFRKLVKEFGAGLVVSEMIASWAMIRENKTTLQMAEPLTEGLNSTQLAGSDPVAMAEAARIAVGHGANVIDINFGCPVKKVAVGQQAGSALMQDEKKAAIILEAVVKAVDVPVTLKMRMGWDQQSLNAPELAKIAENCGIKMVTIHGRTRQQLYRGSADWAFIRQVKESVTIPVIVNGDIIDIETATTALRQSGADGLMVGRGCYGKPWFLAQLKYYFVHHTTLDDPPLVEQKDILLKHYQSMLDYYGERSGIRLSRKHISWYSAGLHGSAAFRASINQMDSSADVIAAIKEFYDQNIHHQQETLLQ, encoded by the coding sequence GTGACGATTTTACCCCAAACCATCCCAACATTAAAGCCAATTTATCTTGATAAAGATAAAGTTATCGATGTACCTATCATTCTTGCCCCAATGGCTGGTGTTACTGACTATCCTTTTCGAAAATTAGTTAAAGAATTCGGAGCAGGGCTAGTTGTTTCTGAAATGATTGCCTCTTGGGCAATGATTCGTGAAAATAAAACCACGTTGCAAATGGCAGAACCGCTTACCGAAGGACTTAATTCGACCCAGCTGGCTGGCTCTGATCCTGTTGCAATGGCAGAAGCTGCAAGAATAGCGGTTGGACATGGTGCAAATGTAATTGATATTAACTTTGGTTGTCCTGTTAAAAAGGTGGCTGTCGGTCAACAAGCTGGTTCTGCATTGATGCAAGACGAAAAAAAGGCTGCAATTATACTAGAAGCAGTGGTCAAAGCTGTTGATGTTCCTGTAACTTTAAAAATGCGAATGGGATGGGATCAACAGTCTTTGAATGCTCCAGAACTTGCAAAAATTGCCGAGAATTGCGGGATTAAAATGGTGACTATTCACGGTCGTACACGTCAACAACTTTATCGTGGATCAGCAGATTGGGCATTTATTCGTCAAGTCAAAGAATCTGTTACTATTCCCGTTATTGTTAATGGGGATATTATTGATATTGAAACCGCAACAACTGCTTTGCGACAATCTGGCGCTGATGGATTAATGGTCGGCAGGGGATGTTACGGAAAACCTTGGTTTCTTGCACAATTAAAATATTATTTCGTCCATCATACCACATTAGATGATCCCCCTTTGGTTGAACAAAAAGACATTTTATTAAAACATTATCAAAGTATGCTTGATTATTACGGGGAACGTTCGGGAATCAGATTATCTCGCAAGCATATTTCTTGGTATTCAGCTGGATTACATGGCTCCGCTGCCTTCAGAGCCTCTATTAATCAAATGGATAGTTCAGCTGACGTGATTGCAGCAATTAAAGAATTTTACGATCAGAATATTCATCACCAACAAGAAACTTTGCTTCAATAA
- a CDS encoding two-component system sensor histidine kinase NtrB — MNSEHDPQELNGYDIIESLPTPLIVIDDLFDIIYINGAAEDFLMVSRKSIQQCSLYSFFPNAHAVFELIKKVQSKRRGVVEYEVEIFTYNQVIKEITLYIAPFIKNKKIITLTIHDYSIVKTIEEKASFHKVSRSVANMAALLAHEIKNPLSGIKGAAQLLEKSLDDSDREFTTLICDEVERIKNLVDRTAILYNQKLQISDVNIYSVLAHVKKIAENGFASFVQIKTIYDPSLPLIKADKDLLIQVFINLIKNAAEAIGSHRTDGEITLIIGYEPNLIMNIVKTKKRVTSPLMIVIRDNGPGIPQSIKHRLFEPFVSGRPNGTGLGLALCGKIINDHGGIIDIHSQKGKTEIKIYLPLICC; from the coding sequence ATGAATAGCGAACATGATCCTCAAGAATTAAATGGCTATGACATTATTGAATCTTTACCTACACCTTTGATTGTCATTGATGATTTATTTGATATTATTTATATCAATGGTGCTGCCGAAGATTTCTTGATGGTCTCCAGAAAGAGCATTCAACAATGTTCTTTATATTCTTTTTTCCCCAATGCACATGCTGTTTTTGAACTGATTAAAAAGGTTCAATCTAAAAGAAGAGGGGTCGTAGAATACGAAGTTGAAATTTTTACTTATAATCAAGTTATCAAAGAAATAACATTATATATCGCACCATTTATTAAAAATAAAAAAATAATAACATTGACGATCCACGATTACTCGATTGTAAAAACAATTGAGGAAAAAGCCAGTTTTCACAAAGTATCCAGAAGCGTTGCCAATATGGCTGCTTTGCTGGCGCATGAAATTAAAAATCCGTTATCTGGAATCAAAGGAGCAGCACAGTTACTTGAAAAATCTTTAGATGATTCTGATCGAGAATTCACAACATTAATTTGTGATGAAGTAGAAAGAATTAAAAATCTTGTCGATCGTACAGCAATTTTATATAATCAAAAGCTTCAGATCAGCGATGTGAATATTTACTCTGTGCTAGCCCATGTTAAGAAAATTGCTGAAAATGGATTTGCTTCTTTTGTTCAAATTAAAACGATTTATGATCCATCCTTACCTTTAATCAAGGCAGATAAAGATTTGTTGATTCAAGTTTTTATTAATCTTATCAAAAATGCAGCAGAAGCTATAGGCAGTCATCGAACGGATGGTGAAATTACACTGATTATTGGATATGAACCCAATCTTATTATGAATATCGTAAAAACTAAGAAAAGAGTCACATCCCCTTTGATGATCGTTATTCGAGATAATGGACCAGGCATTCCTCAATCCATTAAACATCGTTTGTTTGAACCTTTTGTCAGCGGCAGACCAAACGGAACAGGTCTTGGCTTGGCGCTTTGTGGTAAAATTATCAATGATCATGGTGGTATTATTGATATTCATAGCCAAAAAGGCAAAACTGAGATAAAAATATATCTTCCTCTTATCTGCTGTTAA